A genomic region of Micromonospora sp. NBC_01796 contains the following coding sequences:
- the serA gene encoding phosphoglycerate dehydrogenase: MKPVVLIAEELAPAAIDVLAHDFDVRHVDGTDRSALLAALGSADAVIVRSATQIDREAVAAAPRLKVVARAGVGLDNVEVPAATARGVMVVNAPTSNIVSAAEQAIALLLAVARNTASASAALKAGEWKRSRYTGVEIQGKTVGVVGLGRIGVLFAARIAAFGTKLIAYDPYIQPARAAQLGVRLVSLEELLRESDFISIHLPKTPETVGLIGEKELAMVKPGVRIVNAARGGLVDEQALADAIAEGRVGGAGIDVYSKEPCTASPLFAFDNVVATPHLGASTVEAQDKAGLAVARSVKLALQGEFVPDAVNVQAGGVVAEDVRPLLPLAERLGKVFTAVAGGVAASVTVEVRGEIVTNEVSVLKLAATKGLFASVVSEQVTYVNAPHIAAERGVEVVLTTHEETIDHPNLVTLAGALPDGRAVTVSGTVSSTATRDVFKLTEVDGFDLELGAEGILLFLRYADRPGVVGLVGSILGEAGVNIAAMQVARREAGGEALMTLTVDSPVGAELLTSAADSIGAVAASVADLREE, translated from the coding sequence ATGAAGCCTGTCGTACTGATCGCCGAAGAACTCGCCCCCGCCGCCATCGACGTACTCGCCCACGACTTCGACGTACGACACGTCGACGGCACCGACCGGTCCGCCCTGCTCGCCGCGCTGGGCTCGGCCGACGCCGTCATCGTGCGCAGCGCCACCCAGATCGACCGGGAGGCGGTCGCCGCCGCACCCCGGCTCAAGGTGGTCGCCCGCGCCGGGGTCGGACTGGACAACGTGGAGGTCCCCGCCGCCACCGCCCGAGGGGTGATGGTGGTCAACGCACCCACCTCGAACATCGTCTCCGCCGCCGAGCAGGCGATCGCGTTGCTGCTGGCCGTGGCCCGCAACACCGCCAGCGCCAGCGCCGCGCTGAAGGCGGGGGAGTGGAAGCGGTCCCGCTACACCGGTGTCGAGATCCAGGGCAAGACCGTGGGGGTGGTCGGGCTGGGCCGGATCGGGGTGCTGTTCGCCGCCCGGATCGCCGCGTTCGGGACGAAGCTGATCGCGTACGACCCGTACATCCAGCCGGCGCGGGCGGCCCAGCTCGGGGTCCGGCTGGTGAGCCTGGAGGAGTTGCTCCGGGAGAGCGACTTCATCTCCATCCATCTGCCGAAGACGCCGGAGACGGTGGGGCTGATCGGGGAGAAGGAACTGGCGATGGTCAAGCCCGGCGTACGGATCGTCAACGCCGCGCGCGGTGGCCTGGTCGACGAGCAGGCTCTCGCCGACGCGATCGCCGAGGGCAGGGTGGGTGGCGCCGGCATCGACGTCTACAGCAAGGAACCGTGTACGGCGTCGCCGCTGTTCGCGTTCGACAACGTGGTGGCCACCCCGCACCTGGGCGCCTCCACCGTGGAGGCGCAGGACAAGGCCGGTCTGGCGGTGGCGCGCAGTGTCAAGCTCGCGTTGCAGGGGGAGTTCGTACCGGACGCGGTGAACGTGCAGGCCGGTGGGGTGGTGGCCGAGGACGTACGGCCGTTGTTGCCGCTGGCCGAGCGGCTGGGCAAGGTCTTCACCGCGGTCGCCGGTGGGGTCGCCGCCAGCGTCACCGTCGAGGTACGCGGTGAGATCGTCACCAACGAGGTCTCGGTGTTGAAGCTGGCCGCCACCAAGGGTCTGTTCGCCTCGGTCGTCTCCGAGCAGGTCACGTACGTCAACGCCCCGCACATCGCGGCGGAGCGCGGCGTCGAGGTGGTGCTGACCACGCACGAGGAGACGATCGACCACCCGAATCTGGTGACGTTGGCCGGTGCGCTGCCGGACGGCCGCGCGGTCACCGTTTCCGGGACCGTGAGCAGCACCGCCACCCGGGACGTCTTCAAGCTGACCGAGGTCGACGGGTTCGACCTGGAGCTGGGTGCCGAGGGCATCCTGCTCTTCCTCCGGTACGCCGACCGGCCGGGCGTGGTGGGTCTGGTCGGCTCGATCCTCGGCGAGGCCGGGGTGAACATCGCGGCGATGCAGGTGGCGCGGCGGGAGGCCGGGGGTGAGGCGTTGATGACGCTGACCGTGGACTCGCCGGTCGGCGCGGAGCTGCTCACCTCGGCGGCCGACTCGATCGGGGCGGTCGCGGCCAGCGTCGCCGACCTGCGCGAGGAGTAG
- the ilvC gene encoding ketol-acid reductoisomerase has translation MSIEIYYDDDADLGLIQDKKVAVLGYGSQGHAHALSLRDSGVDVVIGLPEGSKSRVKAEEQGLRVLTPAQASAEADVIMVLAPDTAQRTLYTEAIEPNLTEGKALFFGHGLNIRYGFITPPANVDVAMVAPKGPGHLVRRQYVDGKGVPVLVAVEQDATGTALALALAYAKGIGGTRAGAIRTTFKEETETDLFGEQAVLCGGASALVQTGFEVLTEAGYAPEIAYFECLHELKLIVDLMYEGGIARQRYSVSDTAEYGDYSRGPRVIDSRVKDEMRKILGEIQSGEFAREWIAEDDAGRPNFNKWRAEGAAHPIEETGKKLRGMMSWVDRPLTETA, from the coding sequence ATGAGCATCGAGATTTACTACGACGACGACGCCGACCTGGGTCTGATCCAGGACAAGAAGGTCGCCGTGCTGGGGTACGGCAGCCAGGGCCACGCCCACGCGCTGTCCCTGCGCGACTCGGGTGTCGACGTCGTGATCGGTCTGCCGGAGGGCTCCAAGAGCCGGGTCAAGGCCGAGGAGCAGGGCCTGCGGGTGCTGACCCCGGCGCAGGCGTCGGCCGAGGCGGACGTGATCATGGTGCTCGCGCCGGACACCGCGCAGCGCACGCTCTACACCGAGGCGATCGAGCCGAACCTGACCGAGGGCAAGGCGCTCTTCTTCGGCCACGGACTCAACATCCGGTACGGCTTCATCACCCCGCCGGCCAACGTCGACGTGGCGATGGTCGCGCCGAAGGGTCCGGGTCACCTGGTCCGCCGCCAGTACGTCGACGGCAAGGGTGTGCCGGTGCTGGTCGCGGTCGAGCAGGACGCCACCGGTACGGCGCTGGCCCTCGCTCTCGCGTACGCGAAGGGGATCGGTGGCACCCGGGCGGGTGCGATCCGGACCACCTTCAAGGAGGAGACCGAGACCGACCTCTTCGGCGAGCAGGCGGTCCTCTGCGGTGGCGCGTCGGCGCTGGTCCAGACCGGTTTCGAGGTGCTGACCGAGGCGGGTTACGCCCCGGAGATCGCGTACTTCGAGTGCCTGCACGAGCTGAAGCTGATCGTCGACCTGATGTACGAGGGCGGCATCGCCCGGCAGCGCTACAGCGTCTCCGACACCGCCGAGTACGGCGACTACTCGCGCGGCCCGCGCGTCATCGACTCCCGGGTCAAGGACGAGATGCGCAAGATCCTCGGCGAGATCCAGTCCGGTGAGTTCGCTCGCGAGTGGATCGCCGAGGACGACGCCGGCCGGCCGAACTTCAACAAGTGGCGGGCCGAGGGTGCGGCGCACCCGATCGAGGAGACCGGCAAGAAGCTGCGCGGGATGATGAGCTGGGTCGACCGCCCGCTCACCGAGACGGCCTGA
- the ilvN gene encoding acetolactate synthase small subunit has translation MTIHTLSVLVENKPGVLARVSGLFSRRSFNIDSLAVGETENPDVSRITIVVNADSSPLEQVTKQLNKLVNVLKIVELDPGVSVARELVLVKVRADRAARAQVLETVNLFRARVVDVAPDTLTIEATGTPDKLDALLRDLEPFGIKEMVQSGLVAIGRGSRSITTGSALRAA, from the coding sequence ATGACCATCCACACGCTCTCCGTGCTGGTGGAGAACAAGCCCGGCGTGCTGGCCCGGGTCAGCGGCCTCTTCTCCCGGCGCAGCTTCAACATCGACTCCCTGGCGGTCGGGGAGACCGAGAACCCGGACGTCTCCCGGATCACCATCGTGGTCAACGCCGACTCCTCACCCCTGGAGCAGGTGACCAAGCAGCTCAACAAGCTGGTCAACGTACTGAAGATCGTCGAACTGGATCCGGGCGTGTCGGTCGCCCGGGAACTGGTGCTGGTGAAGGTGCGGGCCGACCGGGCCGCCCGGGCCCAGGTGCTGGAGACGGTGAACCTGTTCCGGGCCCGGGTGGTCGACGTGGCGCCGGACACCCTCACCATCGAGGCGACCGGTACGCCCGACAAGCTGGACGCGCTCCTGCGCGACCTGGAACCGTTCGGAATCAAGGAAATGGTGCAGTCCGGTCTGGTGGCCATCGGGCGCGGGTCGCGTTCGATCACCACCGGTTCGGCGTTGCGTGCCGCTTAG
- a CDS encoding acetolactate synthase large subunit: MTRPTPETLAHTARRTRPSTEAVTETADQFNRRTRSGGVEGGPADQARRGRPAGDGADAAPLPGPVPGPARPVAPVPVTGAGSLVKSLEALGVDVAFGIPGGAILPAYDPLYDSSVRHILVRHEQGAGHAATGYAQATGKVGVCIATSGPGATNLVTPIADAYMDSVPMVAITGQVARPSIGTDAFQEADIQGITLPITKHNFLVQTPEEIPRVLAEAFHLAATGRPGPVLVDIPKDVLQAQTTFSWPPTLDLPGYRPTLHPHGKQIREAARLIAAARRPVLYVGGGVLKAGATEGLLRLAELTGIPVVTTLMARGAFPDSHPQHLGMPGMHGTVAAVYGLQKADLIVALGARFDDRVTGKLDSFAPGAAIVHADIDPAEIGKNRAADVPIVGDARHVIDELIDAVRAAGPVERQPGTSSRVAGDRTDWWAQLNDLRERYPLGYDEPSDGTLAPQYVIKRLGELAGPDAIYVAGVGQHQMWAAQFISYEKPNTWLNSGGLGTMGYSVPAAMGAKVGRPDTMVWAVDGDGCFQMTNQELATCALEGIPIKVAIINNGNLGMVRQWQTLFYGERYSNTDLGTHKHRIPDFVKLAEALGCIGLRCETAADVDKTIEAAMAINDAPVVIDFVVGKDAMVWPMVAAGTSNDEIMFARGVRPAFEDDDL; this comes from the coding sequence ATGACGAGACCCACGCCAGAGACACTCGCCCACACCGCCCGCCGAACTCGGCCGAGCACCGAGGCGGTAACCGAAACAGCCGACCAGTTCAACCGGCGTACCCGGTCCGGCGGTGTCGAGGGTGGCCCGGCCGACCAGGCCCGGCGCGGCCGACCGGCCGGTGACGGCGCCGACGCGGCCCCGCTGCCAGGCCCGGTCCCCGGACCCGCCCGGCCGGTGGCCCCGGTGCCGGTCACCGGCGCGGGATCGCTGGTCAAGTCGCTCGAGGCGCTCGGAGTGGACGTCGCGTTCGGCATCCCCGGTGGCGCGATCCTGCCCGCGTACGACCCGCTCTACGATTCGTCCGTGCGGCACATCCTGGTCCGGCACGAGCAGGGCGCCGGCCACGCGGCGACCGGTTACGCCCAGGCCACCGGCAAGGTCGGGGTCTGCATCGCCACCTCCGGCCCGGGGGCGACCAACCTGGTCACCCCGATCGCCGACGCCTACATGGACTCGGTGCCGATGGTCGCGATCACCGGTCAGGTGGCCCGCCCGTCGATCGGTACGGACGCGTTCCAGGAAGCCGACATCCAGGGCATCACGCTGCCGATCACCAAGCACAACTTCCTGGTCCAGACCCCGGAGGAGATCCCGAGGGTGCTGGCCGAGGCGTTCCACCTCGCCGCCACCGGCCGTCCCGGCCCGGTCCTGGTCGACATCCCCAAGGACGTGCTCCAGGCGCAGACCACCTTCTCCTGGCCGCCCACCCTGGACCTGCCCGGCTACCGGCCGACCCTGCACCCGCACGGCAAGCAGATCCGCGAGGCTGCCCGGCTGATCGCCGCCGCCCGCCGCCCTGTCCTCTACGTCGGCGGCGGTGTGCTCAAGGCCGGTGCCACCGAGGGGCTGCTCCGGCTCGCGGAACTGACCGGGATCCCGGTGGTCACCACGCTGATGGCCCGTGGCGCGTTCCCGGACTCGCACCCGCAGCACCTGGGCATGCCGGGCATGCACGGCACCGTCGCGGCCGTGTACGGGCTCCAGAAGGCCGACCTGATCGTGGCCCTCGGCGCTCGGTTCGACGACCGGGTGACCGGGAAGCTCGACTCCTTCGCCCCCGGCGCGGCGATCGTGCACGCCGACATCGACCCGGCCGAGATCGGCAAGAACCGGGCCGCGGACGTCCCGATCGTCGGCGACGCCCGGCACGTGATCGACGAGCTGATCGACGCGGTCCGCGCCGCCGGCCCGGTCGAGCGGCAGCCCGGTACGAGCAGCCGGGTGGCCGGTGACCGTACCGACTGGTGGGCGCAGCTCAACGACCTGCGCGAGCGTTACCCGCTCGGCTACGACGAGCCCTCCGACGGCACCCTCGCCCCGCAGTACGTGATCAAGCGCCTGGGTGAGCTGGCCGGTCCGGACGCCATCTACGTGGCCGGTGTCGGCCAGCATCAGATGTGGGCGGCGCAGTTCATCTCGTACGAGAAGCCGAACACCTGGCTGAACTCCGGTGGCCTGGGCACCATGGGCTACTCGGTGCCGGCGGCGATGGGGGCCAAGGTCGGTCGGCCGGACACGATGGTCTGGGCGGTGGACGGCGACGGCTGCTTCCAGATGACCAACCAGGAGCTGGCGACCTGCGCCCTGGAGGGCATCCCGATCAAGGTCGCCATCATCAACAACGGCAACCTGGGCATGGTCCGGCAGTGGCAGACCCTGTTCTACGGGGAGCGTTACTCCAACACCGACCTCGGCACCCACAAGCACCGGATCCCGGACTTCGTGAAGCTCGCCGAGGCGCTCGGCTGCATCGGCCTGCGCTGCGAGACCGCCGCCGACGTGGACAAGACCATCGAGGCGGCGATGGCGATCAACGACGCACCCGTCGTGATCGACTTCGTGGTCGGCAAGGACGCGATGGTCTGGCCGATGGTCGCCGCCGGCACGAGCAACGACGAGATCATGTTCGCCCGGGGTGTCCGCCCCGCCTTCGAAGACGACGACCTGTGA
- a CDS encoding putative bifunctional diguanylate cyclase/phosphodiesterase, producing the protein MQLPSGVVVGAVASGLAAIAGTSVLIFSTLRRTGDRRRAHLLLASGVVLATLTAVTGLVGIIGMAGHWSHHQHQRMTLATVVAVGLAASGLVLCAGLLRLPGVARTRSAALRLVLDGLVIGAALWFVGWVLAAEPTRLLGDWTPRACPAILLASATAAGAIGLTFVVGVRSPRPRRELVLIGSGVTLVGLAGLGLAVGICQAGPVVALTGAAVLPVGFLLIFLGGRTTERAGEVDADLIRNGTGYAFLPMLAMAVSAMYHLLRMGDFTVLGIVSGSVEGFALVARQSLALRDVRAYARRLAEREAHFRELAHTDPLTGLANRRGLLRALQQGSASAAPCVLLGLDLDGFKNVNDLHGHDVGDAVLAEVAQRLRLNLRPGDLAARLGGDEFAVLMWARPPEAQRVAERLLGILGRPYDHPAGRIFVSVSVGVAAQSSAPEVETLLRNADLALRYAKQRGKNRVERYDVAYDHLLRRRTTLEHEMRGAIERNELHLVFQPVVAVPSVRPVGAEALLRWYHPELGSVRPDEFIPLAEECGMIAPLGSWVLHQACHQLSIWLADGHDVWLSVNVSPRELHAPEYVVQVAEALRAHRVPPQRLVLEVTEHAVATDLDELIRRLAALRATGVRIALDDFGAGYSSLGQLRKLPIDILKIDHSLVAEQEPIRPPGEGERRVFAPMVDVVMRLGHQLGLEVIAEGVTNPLELAAVVEAGCRFGQGQLFGWGVPAEHLEAMLDAATSPGARAVPAPRNRSAQNLGSVDSSHEMRQA; encoded by the coding sequence GTGCAACTCCCCTCTGGCGTGGTGGTCGGCGCGGTGGCGAGTGGGCTCGCGGCGATCGCGGGTACGTCAGTGTTGATCTTCTCGACGCTCCGGCGTACCGGCGACCGGCGCCGGGCGCACCTGCTGCTGGCGTCGGGCGTCGTGCTGGCCACCCTGACGGCGGTCACCGGCCTCGTCGGCATCATCGGGATGGCCGGGCACTGGAGCCACCACCAGCACCAGCGGATGACACTCGCCACCGTGGTCGCGGTCGGGCTGGCGGCCAGCGGGCTGGTGCTCTGCGCCGGGTTGCTGCGGCTGCCCGGGGTCGCCCGTACCCGGTCCGCGGCACTGCGGCTGGTGCTGGACGGGCTGGTGATCGGCGCGGCGCTCTGGTTCGTCGGGTGGGTGCTCGCCGCCGAGCCGACCCGGCTGCTCGGTGACTGGACCCCACGGGCCTGCCCGGCCATCCTGCTCGCCTCCGCGACCGCCGCCGGGGCGATCGGGCTCACCTTCGTCGTCGGCGTCCGGTCCCCCCGCCCGCGTCGCGAGCTGGTCCTGATCGGGTCCGGGGTGACCCTGGTCGGATTGGCGGGACTCGGGCTGGCGGTCGGGATCTGCCAGGCGGGTCCGGTGGTCGCGCTGACCGGTGCGGCCGTACTGCCGGTCGGCTTCCTCCTGATCTTCCTCGGCGGGCGGACCACCGAGCGGGCCGGGGAGGTCGACGCCGACCTGATCCGCAACGGCACCGGGTACGCCTTCCTCCCGATGCTCGCGATGGCCGTCTCCGCCATGTACCACCTGCTCCGGATGGGCGACTTCACCGTGCTCGGGATCGTCTCCGGCAGCGTGGAGGGCTTCGCCCTGGTGGCCAGGCAGTCGCTGGCCCTGCGCGACGTACGGGCGTACGCGCGGCGGCTGGCCGAGCGGGAGGCGCACTTCCGGGAGTTGGCGCACACCGACCCGTTGACCGGGCTGGCCAACCGCCGGGGACTGCTGCGTGCCCTGCAACAGGGTTCGGCGTCGGCGGCGCCGTGCGTACTCCTGGGCCTTGATCTTGATGGTTTCAAGAACGTGAACGACCTGCACGGTCACGACGTCGGGGACGCGGTCCTGGCCGAGGTCGCCCAGCGGCTGCGGCTCAACCTGCGCCCCGGCGACCTGGCGGCCCGGCTCGGCGGGGACGAGTTCGCGGTGCTGATGTGGGCCCGGCCCCCGGAGGCCCAGCGGGTCGCCGAGCGGCTGCTGGGCATCCTCGGCCGCCCCTACGACCACCCGGCCGGGCGGATCTTCGTCTCGGTCAGCGTCGGGGTGGCGGCCCAGTCCAGCGCCCCGGAGGTGGAGACGCTGCTGCGCAACGCCGACCTGGCCCTGCGCTACGCCAAGCAGCGGGGCAAGAACCGGGTCGAGCGTTACGACGTCGCCTACGACCACCTGCTGCGCCGCCGGACCACCCTGGAACACGAGATGCGCGGCGCGATCGAGCGCAACGAGCTGCACCTCGTCTTCCAGCCGGTGGTGGCGGTCCCGTCGGTACGCCCGGTCGGCGCGGAGGCGCTGCTGCGCTGGTACCACCCGGAGCTGGGCAGTGTCCGGCCGGACGAGTTCATTCCGCTGGCGGAGGAGTGCGGCATGATCGCCCCGCTCGGCTCCTGGGTGCTGCACCAGGCCTGCCACCAGTTGTCGATCTGGCTGGCGGACGGGCACGACGTCTGGTTGTCGGTGAACGTGTCCCCGAGGGAGCTGCACGCCCCGGAGTACGTGGTGCAGGTGGCCGAGGCGCTGCGGGCGCACCGGGTGCCGCCGCAGCGGCTGGTCCTGGAGGTCACCGAGCACGCGGTGGCGACCGACCTGGACGAGCTGATCCGCCGGCTCGCCGCCCTCCGGGCCACCGGCGTACGGATCGCCCTGGACGACTTCGGCGCCGGGTACTCGTCGCTGGGACAGTTGCGCAAGCTGCCGATCGACATCCTGAAGATCGACCACAGTCTGGTCGCCGAGCAGGAGCCGATCCGACCCCCGGGCGAGGGCGAGCGGCGGGTCTTCGCCCCCATGGTCGACGTGGTGATGCGGCTCGGCCACCAGCTCGGCCTGGAGGTGATCGCCGAGGGGGTGACCAACCCGTTGGAGCTGGCTGCGGTGGTCGAGGCGGGGTGCCGGTTCGGTCAGGGACAGCTCTTCGGATGGGGGGTTCCGGCCGAGCACCTGGAGGCGATGCTCGATGCCGCGACCTCGCCCGGAGCGCGGGCGGTGCCCGCCCCGCGCAACCGGTCTGCCCAGAATCTGGGATCAGTTGACTCATCGCATGAGATGCGTCAGGCTTAG
- the ilvD gene encoding dihydroxy-acid dehydratase: MPDLRSKTSTHGRTMAGARALWRATGMTDDDFGKPIVAIANSFTQFVPGHVHLKDLGGLVADSVAEAGGVGREFNTIAVDDGIAMGHGGMLYSLPSRELIADAVEYMVNAHCADALVCISNCDKITPGMLLAALRLNIPTVFVSGGPMEAGKTIAIEGIVHDKIDLIDAMIASSNDAVTDAQLGEIERSACPTCGSCSGMFTANSMNCLTEAIGLALPGNGSTLATHAARKALFEEAGRTIVEISKRWYDGDDDSVLPRSVASRAAFDNAVALDVAMGGSTNTVLHLLAAAREAELDFTVADIDAISRRVPCLAKVAPNSPKYHMEDVHRAGGIPAIMGELDRAGLLHRDVHAVHSPTLDQWLADWDIRGGSPTPEAVELFHAAPGGVRTTEAFSTTNRWATLDTDAADGCLRDREHAYTVDGGLAILHGNLAPEGSVVKTAGVPADRLSFRGPAKVYESQDDAVTAILAKEVVAGDVVVIRYEGPKGGPGMQEMLYPTSFLKGRGLGRDCALITDGRFSGGTSGLSIGHISPEAAGGGLIALVEPGDEIVIDIPTRSIELNVPAEVLDARRVAQEKRDKPYTPVDRQRPVSAALRAYASMATSASDGAYRRVPE; this comes from the coding sequence ATGCCTGACCTGCGGTCCAAGACCTCCACTCATGGCCGGACGATGGCCGGGGCCCGTGCACTCTGGCGCGCCACCGGGATGACCGACGACGACTTCGGCAAGCCGATCGTGGCCATCGCCAACAGTTTCACCCAGTTCGTACCCGGTCACGTACACCTCAAGGACCTCGGTGGCCTGGTGGCGGACTCGGTGGCCGAGGCCGGCGGGGTCGGCCGGGAGTTCAACACGATCGCCGTGGACGACGGGATCGCGATGGGCCACGGCGGCATGCTCTACTCGCTGCCGAGCCGCGAGTTGATCGCCGACGCGGTCGAGTACATGGTCAACGCGCACTGCGCGGACGCCCTGGTCTGCATCTCGAACTGCGACAAGATCACCCCCGGCATGCTGCTGGCCGCGCTCCGGCTCAACATCCCCACCGTCTTCGTCTCCGGCGGCCCGATGGAGGCCGGCAAGACGATCGCGATCGAGGGGATCGTGCACGACAAGATCGACCTGATCGACGCCATGATCGCCTCGTCCAACGACGCGGTCACCGACGCCCAGCTCGGCGAGATCGAGCGCTCCGCCTGCCCGACCTGCGGCTCCTGCTCCGGCATGTTCACCGCCAACTCGATGAACTGCCTCACCGAGGCGATCGGGCTGGCCCTGCCGGGCAACGGCTCGACCCTGGCCACCCACGCCGCGCGCAAGGCGCTGTTCGAGGAGGCCGGCCGGACCATCGTGGAGATCTCCAAGCGCTGGTACGACGGCGACGACGACTCCGTACTCCCCCGCTCGGTCGCCTCCCGCGCCGCCTTCGACAACGCGGTCGCCCTCGACGTGGCCATGGGCGGCTCGACCAACACGGTCCTGCACCTGCTCGCCGCCGCCCGCGAAGCCGAGCTTGACTTCACCGTCGCGGACATCGACGCCATCTCCCGCCGGGTCCCCTGCCTGGCCAAGGTCGCCCCGAACTCCCCGAAGTACCACATGGAGGACGTGCACCGGGCCGGCGGCATCCCCGCGATCATGGGCGAGCTGGACCGCGCCGGCCTGCTCCACCGGGACGTGCACGCGGTGCACTCCCCCACCCTCGACCAGTGGCTCGCCGACTGGGACATCCGGGGCGGCAGCCCCACCCCCGAGGCGGTCGAGCTGTTCCACGCCGCCCCCGGCGGGGTCCGTACCACCGAGGCGTTCTCCACCACCAACCGGTGGGCGACCCTGGACACCGACGCCGCCGACGGTTGCCTGCGCGACCGGGAGCACGCGTACACGGTCGACGGCGGGCTGGCCATCCTGCACGGCAACCTGGCCCCGGAGGGATCCGTGGTCAAGACCGCCGGTGTCCCGGCCGACCGACTCAGCTTCCGTGGCCCGGCCAAGGTGTACGAGTCCCAGGACGACGCGGTCACCGCGATCCTCGCCAAGGAGGTCGTCGCCGGTGACGTCGTGGTGATCCGGTACGAGGGCCCGAAGGGCGGGCCGGGCATGCAGGAGATGCTCTACCCCACCTCGTTCCTCAAGGGACGCGGCCTCGGCCGCGACTGCGCCCTGATCACCGACGGCCGGTTCTCCGGCGGCACCTCCGGCCTCTCCATCGGGCACATCTCCCCCGAGGCGGCCGGCGGTGGCCTGATCGCCCTGGTCGAGCCCGGCGACGAGATCGTCATCGACATTCCGACCCGGTCGATCGAGCTGAACGTGCCGGCCGAGGTGCTGGACGCCCGGCGGGTCGCCCAGGAGAAGCGCGACAAGCCGTACACCCCGGTCGACCGGCAGCGCCCGGTGTCGGCCGCGCTCCGGGCGTACGCCTCGATGGCGACCTCGGCCAGCGACGGCGCGTACCGCCGCGTCCCGGAGTAG
- a CDS encoding DUF5980 family protein: MRLALGLTIGLALALFSGPPAAAAGGATSATYDAAPVTWKLLDYQQAICVDTRYGRSTYFLIVIQGSWSAPIEVTARELPAGSTAGTPHAFIPPGSNDDHNVLTLVPVVVPPTPIGVYGAVLWASDAVETQTVPITIRVQERCP, from the coding sequence GTGAGATTGGCGCTCGGCCTGACAATCGGGCTGGCGCTGGCACTGTTCAGCGGGCCACCGGCTGCGGCAGCGGGCGGCGCCACCTCGGCGACGTACGACGCCGCCCCGGTCACCTGGAAACTCCTCGACTACCAGCAGGCGATCTGTGTCGACACCAGGTACGGCCGAAGCACGTACTTCCTGATCGTGATCCAGGGAAGCTGGTCGGCACCCATCGAGGTCACCGCGCGGGAGCTGCCCGCCGGCTCGACAGCCGGCACGCCCCACGCGTTCATTCCACCCGGATCGAATGACGACCACAACGTGCTCACCCTGGTCCCGGTGGTCGTACCGCCGACCCCGATCGGGGTCTACGGCGCGGTGCTGTGGGCGTCGGACGCGGTCGAGACGCAGACCGTCCCGATCACGATTCGGGTGCAGGAACGCTGCCCGTAG
- a CDS encoding ArsR/SmtB family transcription factor, with protein sequence MLTSLVAPGPDLDSTFAALGDPVRRALVTRLAQGDATVGELAEPFDLTPQAISHHIGVLRRCGLVEQRREGTKRPCRLRIDQLSLLRTWIDDQRRAWDDRLDALEQHLTDDGAAR encoded by the coding sequence GTGCTCACCTCGCTCGTGGCCCCCGGGCCGGACCTCGACTCGACCTTCGCGGCCCTCGGAGACCCTGTCCGTCGCGCCCTGGTGACTCGTCTCGCCCAAGGTGACGCCACGGTGGGCGAGCTTGCCGAGCCGTTCGACCTGACCCCGCAGGCGATCTCGCACCACATCGGTGTCCTGCGACGATGTGGCCTGGTGGAGCAGCGACGCGAGGGCACCAAACGCCCCTGCCGGCTGAGGATCGACCAGCTCTCGCTGCTCCGTACGTGGATCGACGACCAGCGCCGCGCCTGGGACGACCGGCTCGACGCCCTCGAACAGCACCTCACCGACGACGGAGCAGCCCGTTGA
- a CDS encoding SRPBCC family protein, with product MTRAELRGDELTAERHLPAEPERVWAAFVSPASIAAFWGGSHATVPAESVAVDLRPGGEFALDTRAPDGATRRLRFVYVSIDAPHELVFDEPVTGLRTTITVRPAGDGTDLTVHQRRLPPELRTAQAADGLASILDALATHLSNHRTAPVRRTP from the coding sequence TTGACCAGAGCAGAACTCCGCGGCGACGAGCTGACCGCCGAGCGGCACCTTCCGGCGGAGCCCGAACGTGTCTGGGCCGCCTTCGTCTCGCCGGCAAGCATCGCGGCGTTCTGGGGCGGCTCGCACGCCACAGTCCCCGCCGAGTCCGTGGCCGTCGACCTGCGTCCCGGCGGAGAGTTCGCGCTCGACACCCGCGCCCCGGACGGCGCAACCCGCCGGCTCCGGTTCGTCTACGTGAGCATCGACGCGCCGCACGAGCTCGTGTTCGACGAACCCGTCACCGGCCTCCGTACGACGATCACCGTCCGTCCCGCCGGCGACGGCACGGACCTCACCGTCCACCAGCGTCGACTTCCCCCTGAGCTGCGAACGGCCCAGGCAGCCGACGGGCTCGCCTCGATCCTCGACGCCCTCGCCACACACCTGTCGAACCACCGGACCGCACCGGTACGGAGAACGCCATGA